The nucleotide window GTCCTATGTAAGTGAAAATCTTGCGTAGGATTTTTTTTGCAATGAATACGGTTCTATTTATCTATTTGTTTCCACGATTCTTACGCAAAGGTTGTCGAACAGGTATTGTACATGGATAACATTTACATACTCGACCACTCTTTAAACGTTACTGGGTTAATGGCGTCGAGTATAACCTTGCAAGTTAAAATAATAAAGTTCAGATAAATACGGATTTTATGAACTACCGAAATGGCTTTAAATCAACGTTTAGAGCTGTTTCGGTAGTTTTTTGCACTTTTTGAGGATGTTAATGAACTATGATGTATTATTTTACAGAGGTGAGAAGATAAGTTGAAAAAGGGCAGGTTTTCAAATGGAAAAGTCTCTATGTTTAAACATAGAAATATCTTCTTCTTGATATACTAGATCTTGTTTATCAGTTTTATTAAAAGAAAGACTAAAATAGATTATCCCAATGATCACAGCAAATATTATTAAATATAACCAATTTATACGTTTCATTTTTACACCCCTAATTTAAATAAAATGAGAATTCACCCAATATCCCTCTATTTAAAATTTATTATAAATAAATAATAGCACACCTTTTATAAAACCATATAAAATTTGTAAAATTATGTATTTTTTACTATTTTGTATTTATTACATTAATATATAAAAGACACCATTAAGTTCAACGGGATTTCATTGACTGATTTGTTTTTCAACACTGTAAAAGGCTATCAAGTGAGTAACTTGATAGCCTTTTTTCATTAATCTTTAACAGTCAGCTTTAATTCTTTTCCTGATGCCACTTGTTCTATTAGAGAAAAGTCATTTTATTATTGGTTCGTGCAGAACGAATAATTTCCCCAATCGTTAACCTATTTTGTTAGTTCCTAAATCAACAAATTAATTAAGTTATTTTACTTCCCCCTAATAATTGGCCATCTAAATCGACACTGTTTTTACTAATCGCTATTTAAAATTCTTCAATAAATCATCAAATTTCGTAGAGAATATTTCTACATCATCATTAAAACTATGTTATTCTTCTATTTTCACTGTATTTAAAGACAAAGTATGTTCACTCTGATTAAAATTGTGGTCTTTTATCCAGCCGTAGCATCCATTACCCGTTCTGCACACATTTTCATCCTCTGTGGTTGTAGCGCTATTTTTTTGCGCTACATGGATGGCTAACGGGGGCTTTAATTGAATATTCGGTTTTCGAAATGACGAGAAGCCCTATACAGTTATGAAAAATAGGGGCTTTAATTTTCTATAAGAAACATCATTTATAGCTGTGTTTTAATCAAACTTTATTCCAAGTCAACAATAGTTATTGTAAAAAATGTTAGATTACCATAAAATTAGGGCGATATGAAATTAGGCAATAAAGGTCCAAGTAGAAGAATAGGGGGCGATATTATGACCGAGAAAATCCAAGAAAACCTCGTCCTATTTGTTGACCGTATTTCAAAATTAGGCATTAAACTGGATAGGGCAAGTTATTCTTCTGGGGGAAAAGACGCTATCGAAGGATTCCAATTTCAGTTTATTCGCAGTAAAACCACAGGAATTATGGAGAAGGAACCATATAACGAGTTTTATGTTTACTTATTGAAAGTAATGTATACCTTTGTTCCATATGACGACGATTTTGAAGATAGTATTCGAAACCTAAGATTTAAAAAAATCCTTAAAAAGGAAGAAGAAAATCGAGTTATTCATGTGCATTATACGGACAAAAATAGAGACGAAGTGTTACCAACTTCATGGATAGAAACATTAGAAGACGGTTATTGGCAATACGATATTACACAGGAAGAATTTGAAACTTTATTGAATGAGGATAAGACACCGTTAGAAAAATATTTAAGCTATGGGATTTAGAATGCTTAATTTTTATTGCAACTACACAGTATAGTCTGTTAAAATCAATACATTAAGTTTTTTATTTTCTATTTTCTACTTGTAGACACACCGTTGTCCTTTTTCTTCGATTAACGGATTGTGTCATACGCTAACCATACATAACTCACACAGCCTCCGGGTTGATAACAATTAAAAATGTAAATGAACCTACACTATTTGTAGCTATTTTACACTTTTAACAATTATCAATTTCCGGGGGCTTTTTTTGTTTTGGTCCGAAATGGAAATTTAAAAAACTTCTTTTTATCACTATACATTAATGAACTTAAAGGAGTTAAACGTAAGCCCGAAATATAAAAAAAATAGCGCACCTTCACGGTACGCACGACGATCGGCCAGCTATCTGAAATTTTTTTCAGATAGCTGGCTATTTTGCACATGTGGCTTGAATATTTTCCGACCAAGGCATGTAATTATGTAAAATCTCTGGTTGCTGATGAAACGGGACATTAGGTAATTCCGTCATCAGCTTTACCAGATACTGATAAAAATCAATTCCGTTTGCTTTGGCTGTTTCGGCCAAACTTAAACAAATGGCATTCGCTTTCGCACCTGCTTCACTCACAGAGAAAAGCCAGTTTTTGCGACCAATGACATTTGGACGAATCGCATTTTCAGCGGGATTATTATCAATAGCAACGTCCCCATTTTCAAGGAAAACTTTTAACTCAGATGAACGGCTTAATGTATATTCAGCTGCTTTCGCAATAGCATTTTTGCCGAAGAAAGGCGAACGATCAATCCAATCGAAAAATTCATCGACAATCGGTTTTGCTTCTTGTTGACGAGCTTTCACGCGCTCTTCCGCTGAAAGATGTTTGATTTGACGCTCGATATGAAACAACCGATCGCAATATTGCACGCCTATTCGGCCATTCTTACTATCGGCTTTTAGCCAATAACGGCGTACATGCGCCCAACAGTTGGCGAATTGAACGTGCGGTAATTGACCATAAGCTGAATACCCATCACAGATGACAGTGCCTTTGAATCCCTTAATTAAATCTTCTAATATAGCTCGCCCTCGAGAAAGAGCACTCTTAAATAAAACGATAATAGGGCCTTCACTTTGTACACTGCGACATACCCAATTAAAAGCGTTTGATTGAGCTGGCTTTCCATCAGAACGCTTGATTATTTGTGCATAGGTTTCGTCGATATGCAGTACAGACTTTGCCGTTAATAGCTGCTTCATCAAATCATAAAGTGGTTGAAGCCAATCTTCTGCCACACGTATTACCCAATTGGAAAGATTTTTATCGTTTGTATGTAGGCCATGGCGTTCCCATTCATTTACCTGACGGTAAAGAGGCAAGTACTGAATAAACTTATCGTAGATAAGCTTGGCCAAAACAGTTGGGCCAGCAATGCTTCTTTGGATAGCACCTTGTGGTGCTTTACCACGTTTAATTTGAGCTTTTCGTAGGGCATCGTTTTTACACAATTTACACTCATACACATGTTCAAAATGCTGCACGCGCTTCAGGGAAGCTGGAATGAATTTCGCCTCTTCACGTATCAACGTAGAACTGAATTCTACCATTTCCCCCTGACAACACTCACAAGCTAAGTTGGCTGGGTGATGATGAATTTCTTCAATTTCAATATCCTCACGAAACGAATCATTTCGTTTTTTATTTGTCTTTTTACGAGTAACCGTATAACTAACCGTATCGGTGCTTTGTTCTTCTGTCTGCTCAGGTTCATTAAAAGACGGATCGTCTTCAAATAAAGAGACTTGTCCATCAGGAGCTTGATACTTGGCTTTCTCCGATTTAGAGCCATATAACGCTTTTGTTAATTGGCGAACTTGCTCTGTTAAGGCTTCTATTTGTCGATTTGACTGAGCTAGTTGTTGCTCAAGTAATCGAATAATACGTTCGTTTTGTTCTTCTTGCTTTTGATTAACAGGCATCAAATCGTTCACCACATTCCGTCCAATTTTATATATGGGTAATTATACCACTATTGATGATGTAGTTAAAAGACACCTTTTGCAGATTTCGCAATGGCCTTCGGCTGTTGTAAAGATAATCCTTCTAATAACCAGCGCAGTTCCTGTTGTGAAAGGCTTCGCACCTCATTTTCATCTTTTGGCCATTGAAGCTTACCATTATCCAATCGTTTGTAAAGCATGGCAAAGCCATCTCCATCAAAATACAAACATTTATAGCGGTCCTTACTCCATCCTGAAAAGAGAAAAATAGAATCGCTATACGGATCTAATTCGAAAGAATCTTGAACCAGCGTTGCGAGACCATCGATGCCTTTGCGCATATCGGTCTTCCCGCAAATAATATAGATGTTTTGTACGCTCGTAAAATCACGCTTCATCGATTTTTCAGCTCCTTCATAATAGTTTGGATGATGCGTTCATCTACGCCATTGAAGAAAGCTATTTCAGCTACAGCGGTTTTAATCACACAACCTGGTGCAGCATTGTATTGAGAAGAATGAAACGAAGAAGCTTCAGTTGGAAGAGGATCAAGTTTGACGGGAACAATGGTCAATTTGTTTGCGGGCATAAGAATGGCACCTCCTTTGATTGATACGTCTATCGTACCGGAGGTGCCTAGCGCTTTATATGCGTTATTTGATTACGGGCTTACAGTTAAACAACATGAATGAATTAAGAATTAACGCAGAACTGACAATGTGCGTAAACCACGAATTTCAGCAATTAGTTACTGAACTGAGAAGTCAACATTTCGTACTAGATCGCTCAGGCTATTTAGTCTACCACAGTCCATTTATGAATTCTGGAGAATCAAACGCTTTGACATTTAAATTTAAGCCGAAAATTGCAGGCTCAACCATTTATTCTGTCATATTTGAAGAGCAATTACGGTAACAAATCCGCAGGTGATATACTGGTACTCGTAGTAATTAGATAAGGAGTAAAACCATGAATGAATTTAATAATACATTAAAATATGTAAATGAAATACTTTATGAACCTAATCATTTAACTATAAAAAACATCCGAGAGGAAACTCAAAACTCTGATTACGGGGGCTGGAATATTTCAGTTGAATTCTAAATCAGTTAGATTTAGAACTGCAAAAATAACACCTACCAAGGTAGGACCATTTGTTTCCTTTTGGGAAAAGGATGAAGCTAATAAAAACCAAGCATTCTCATATGATCATACCACTGATTTACTTGTAATAAACACTTTTAATAATAAAGGTGATTTTGGCCAATTTGTTTTTCCAAAAGAAGTTCTATTAAAACAAAACATCCTTAAAACTGCTTATTCAAAAGGGAAAATGGCTATTAGAGTTTATCCTAGTTGGGATACTCCCAGCAGCAAACAAGCAATAGCAACTAAAAAGTGGCAATCACCATATTTTGTTAAGATAGACGCTACTACTAGTTTATCAAAACATGAGCTATTAAAATTATACTCCTTCTAAATTAGATATCTTTAACTGTGTCATTCAAATATTTACTGTACACTTCGAGTGCATATACAGCAGCTTTTTCAACAATCGGACGCTATCCTTGAATAAAGGAATTCTCTTTTTTTTTGCGTTAGAGGGCCATTTTAGGGAGTAACACTCAAGAATAAATTGGAAATTTATGTTAAAATTTAATTGAGATTATGCAGTAATGTACTTTAACTATCGGGCGACATTGTTTAATAATGAGGAGCAGATGAAAAGGATTGTTCTTATAAGTTCAGGTGGGTCAGGGAAATCCACACTAGCAAGGCAATTAGGTGAAAAACTCAAAATAGATGTTTATCATCTAGGTTTGATTTAGACTTTTTTAAATGGATTTGGAATTATCCCAAAACTAAAAAACCAGAAATTTTAGCGGCTCCACCAAGTCTAAAGATAAACAAGTTATTATTTTAAAATCACCAAAGGAAGCTCAACAATTATAAGAAAAAGTACAATGATTTTTTCTCCTTTTTATTTAACTTACGGGGTCTTTAGTTCAATTACGATATTCAATAATCGGGGCGCGATTCTATAATAAGGATCTGCGCTTATTTCATTGCCACTCTACAAATATTTATATAAAAATGAGTCTAGGCGTAATTTACATTTGATCAGGAGGGGATTCCATGGACATATTATCATTTATATTTTTAGGTTTTTTACTTTATATTGTAGTATTTTTAGCAGTAAAGCATGGTATTATATTCGGAACTTGGTCTTTTAATGAAGAAGAAATACAATATTGAAGAAAAATCAACTAAATTGAGTAATGAAGATATCGAAAAAATATTAGAAAAAGAAAATAATCAACAAAACTA belongs to Solibacillus sp. FSL R7-0682 and includes:
- the tnpB gene encoding IS66 family insertion sequence element accessory protein TnpB (TnpB, as the term is used for proteins encoded by IS66 family insertion elements, is considered an accessory protein, since TnpC, encoded by a neighboring gene, is a DDE family transposase.), translated to MKRDFTSVQNIYIICGKTDMRKGIDGLATLVQDSFELDPYSDSIFLFSGWSKDRYKCLYFDGDGFAMLYKRLDNGKLQWPKDENEVRSLSQQELRWLLEGLSLQQPKAIAKSAKGVF
- the tnpC gene encoding IS66 family transposase; translated protein: MPVNQKQEEQNERIIRLLEQQLAQSNRQIEALTEQVRQLTKALYGSKSEKAKYQAPDGQVSLFEDDPSFNEPEQTEEQSTDTVSYTVTRKKTNKKRNDSFREDIEIEEIHHHPANLACECCQGEMVEFSSTLIREEAKFIPASLKRVQHFEHVYECKLCKNDALRKAQIKRGKAPQGAIQRSIAGPTVLAKLIYDKFIQYLPLYRQVNEWERHGLHTNDKNLSNWVIRVAEDWLQPLYDLMKQLLTAKSVLHIDETYAQIIKRSDGKPAQSNAFNWVCRSVQSEGPIIVLFKSALSRGRAILEDLIKGFKGTVICDGYSAYGQLPHVQFANCWAHVRRYWLKADSKNGRIGVQYCDRLFHIERQIKHLSAEERVKARQQEAKPIVDEFFDWIDRSPFFGKNAIAKAAEYTLSRSSELKVFLENGDVAIDNNPAENAIRPNVIGRKNWLFSVSEAGAKANAICLSLAETAKANGIDFYQYLVKLMTELPNVPFHQQPEILHNYMPWSENIQATCAK